The following coding sequences are from one Lolium rigidum isolate FL_2022 chromosome 6, APGP_CSIRO_Lrig_0.1, whole genome shotgun sequence window:
- the LOC124665546 gene encoding lipid phosphate phosphatase 2-like — MPSPSAPIRVGVPPPYVTSHGARVARLHMYDWIVLILLAVVDGVLNKIEPFHRFVGSDMMTDLRYPMKDNTVPFWAVPIYGIIGPMLIMTVIYFRRRNVYDLHHSILGLLFSMAITAVLTDAIKDGVGRPRPDFFWRCFPDGVPAYDNFTTGVLCHGKASDMKEGHKSFPSGHTSLSFAGLGFLSWYLAGKIKVFDRRGHVAKLCIPLLPLLSAALVAVSRVDDYRHHWQDVCTGGILGLVVASLCYLHFFPLPCDESGLWPHAYIRHVHNLEGGHTSVTHSDGSPKIGAERFV; from the exons ATGCCATCTCCTTCAGCACCTATTCGTGTTGGTGTTCCGCCACCCTATGTAACATCTCATGGAGCTAGAGTTGCAAGGCTACATATGTATGACTGGATTGTACTGATTCTTCTAGCTGTGGTGGACGGAGTACTAAATAAAATAGAACCATTCCATCGGTTTGTTGGGTCAGACATGATGACAGATCTCAGATATCCCATGAAAGACAACACAGTGCCATTTTGGGCGGTGCCG ATATACGGTATCATTGGACCTATGCTTATCATGACCGTAATATACTTCCGGAGGAGGAATGTGTATGATCTGCATCATTCTATACTAG GTCTTCTATTTTCAATGGCTATAACTGCGGTTTTAACTGATGCAATTAAGGATGGTGTTGGTCGACCACGTCCAGATTTCTTTTGGCGCTGTTTTCCTGATGGAGTGCCT GCCTATGACAACTTCACTACGGGCGTCCTATGTCATGGTAAAGCCAGTGATATGAAAGAAGGTCACAAGAGTTTTCCAAGTGGTCATACTTCTT TGTCTTTTGCTGGCCTGGGGTTCTTGTCATGGTATCTGGCTGGTAAAATCAAAGTTTTTGATCGAAGAGGCCATGTTGCAAAGCTCTGCATTCCTCTACTCCCTCTGCTTTCTGCAGCCTTAGTAGCTGTTTCTCGAGTAGACGACTATCGGCATCACTGGCAAGATGTTTGTACTGGTGGAATTTTAG GACTGGTGGTTGCTTCTTTGTGCTATCTGCACTTTTTTCCACTACCATGTGACGAAAGTG GCCTATGGCCTCATGCATACATCCGGCATGTTCATAACCTGGAAGGTGGACACACAAGTGTAACCCACAGCGATGGATCACCAAAAATCGGCGCTGAACGGTTTGTTTGA